A single genomic interval of Ammospiza caudacuta isolate bAmmCau1 chromosome 19, bAmmCau1.pri, whole genome shotgun sequence harbors:
- the USP43 gene encoding ubiquitin carboxyl-terminal hydrolase 43 — MRAAAGPGPDDEGGFRGGSRRRLGGAAPAAAPGGEAGAGEAGAGGAERPPGAQGLRNHGNTCFMNAVVQCLSNTAPLAERLALGRYRARGEVTHRLAALVRALWTREYTPQLSAEFKNIVSKHSSQFRGNAQHDALEFLLWLLDRMHEDLGAASPAQQSRGPAQPGKDGSSCASRSSPGTQHPCGQSFVQSHFQAQYRSSLTCPHCLKQSNTFDPFLCISLPIPLRQTRALNVTLVLQCERWRFVRVGLAVPLLGTVADLREMVAREGRVPAEQVILAEVSPRGLLRSLSDPEALRAAGEAAPVYAFQPPPARRAGCPRSLPTSPAVPRPEGPRLLSSAARSSDCLHRAPGGRILLLLCNTAGTGPQLTRFGPPLVLREERGVSWEQLQQNILAQLRGVLRGDVRPQGTGALFRIRLAGGSAPCTYLSPQDPHPLFHPAIDRALQLCGAGGPPHVRLTVEWDMSTKERLFGSIQEEVVQDAESVRRQQQAHGRQHSCTLDECFQLYTKEEQLAPDDAWRCPHCKVPQQGTVKLSLWTLPDILIIHLKRFRQVAEQRHKLTTLVRFPLRGLDMAPHVAQRGQPGGQLLGRWVPWQPTLCLPPGCPRDHLYDLYAVCNHHGSMQGGHYTAFCCNALDGRWYSYDDSRVEWVREAEVSTRSAYILFYQRRRATGSGTDLLRHPFACSAAAAGHWVFRLAASEPRADPRTDPDPSGSVAAPENGGFEARPSVRGLQGLHGRSLSVRTVPAGPAGQGESGAPRAPRRLRRAASAEGTPRRPPPGAGSSPGAAGPRGDAGVPPGRCPPGPSALGRSRSSASLPPRAEGALRRSASLGRAAAGPPLARGPPGATLQRGRQPPGPLRPSAVPESSF, encoded by the exons ATGCgcgccgcggcggggccggggccg GATGACGAGGGCGGGTTCCGGGGGGGCTCGCGGCGGCGGCtcggcggggcggccccggcggcggccccggggggCGAGGCGGGAGCGGGCGAGGCGGGAGCGGGAGGCGCGGAGCGGCCGCCGGGCGCGCAGGGGCTGCGGAACCACGGCAACACCTGCTTCATGAACGCCGTGGTGCAGTGCCTGAGCAACACGGCGCCGCTGGCCGAGCGCCTGGCGCTGGGCCGGTACCGCGCCCGCGGAGAGGTCACGCACCGCCTGGCGGCCCTGGTCCGGGCGCTCTGGACCCGCGAGTACACCCCGCAGCTCTCCGCCGAGTTCAAG AACATCGTCTCCAAGCACAGCTCGCAGTTCCGGGGCAATGCTCAGCACGACGCGCTCGAgttcctgctctggctgctggacCGAATGCACGAGGACCTGGGCGCCGCCTCCCCGGCCCAGCAGAGCCGCGGCCCCGCGCAG CCTGGCAAGGATGGAAGCAGTTGTGCCAGCAGGTCCtcccctggcacccagcaccCCTGTGGGCAGAGCTTCGTGCAGAGCCACTTCCAGGCCCAGTACAG GTCCTCCCTGACGTGCCCTCACTGCCTGAAGCAGAGCAACACCTTCGACCCCTTCCTGTGCATCTCGCTGCCCATCCCGCTGCGCCAGACCAG ggctctgaaCGTCACGCTGGTGCTGCAGTGCGAGCGCTGGCGCTTCGTGCGGGTGGGCCTGGCCGTGCCGCTGCTGGGCACCGTGGCCGACCTGCGGGAGATGGTGGCGCGGGAGGGCCGCGTCCCCGCCGAGCAG GTGATCCTGGCCGAGGTGTCCCCGCGGGGCCTCCTGCGCTCGCTGTCCGACCCCGAGGCGCTGCGGGCGGCCGGCGAGGCCGCGCCCGTCTACGCCTTCcagccgccgcccgcccgccgcgcaG GGTGTCCACGCAGCCTTCCCACATCCCCCGCGGTGCCACGGCCAGAGGGGCCGCGCTTGCTGTCCAGCGCTGCCCGCTCCTCTGACTGCCTGCACCGCGCGCCCGGTGGCcgcatcctgctgctgctctgcaacaCAGCGGGCACGGGGCCACAGCTCACCAG gtTTGGGCCGCCGCTGGTGCTGCGGGAGGAGCGCGGCgtctcctgggagcagctgcagcagaacatcCTGGCCCAGCTGAGGGGGGTCCTGCGGGGAGATGTCCGGCCACAG ggcacaggagccctttTCCGGATCCGCCTGGCCGGGGGCTCGGCCCCCTGCACCTACCTGTCCCCTCAGGATCCTCATCCTCTCTTCCACCCTGCCATCGACAG ggccctgcagctgtgtggggcCGGGGGCCCTCCCCACGTGAGGCTGACGGTGGAGTGGGACATGAGCACCAAAGAGCG GCTGTTTGGGAGCATCCAGGAGGAGGTGGTGCAGGATGCAGAGAGCGTGAGACGGCAGCAGCAGGCGCACGGGCggcagcacagctgcacccTGGATGAATGCTTCCAGCTCTACACCAAGGAGGAGCAG CTGGCCCCGGACGATGCCTGGCGCTGCCCGCACTGCAAGGTGCCCCAGCAGGGCACGGTGAAGCTCAGCCTGTGGACACTGCCCGACATCCTCATCATCCACCTGAAGCGCTTCCGGCAGGTGGCCGAGCAGCGGCACAAGCTCACCACGCTGGTGAGGTTCCCGCTGCGGGGGCTGGACATGGCCCCGCACGTGGCACAGCGGGGCCAGCCcggggggcagctcctggggcgctgggtgccctggcagcccaccctgtgcctgccccCGGGCTGCCCCCGCGACCACCTGTACGACCTGTATGCCGTCTGCAACCACCATGGCAGCATGCAGGGCGGCCACTACACCG CGTTCTGCTGCAACGCCCTGGACGGGCGCTGGTACAGCTACGACGACAGCCGGGTGGAGTGGGTGCGCGAGGCGGAGGTGAGCACCCGCAGCGCCTACATCCTGTTCTACCAGCGCCGCCGCGCCACCGGCTCCGGCACGG ACCTGCTGCGCCATCCCTTCGCGT gctccgccgccgccgcggggcaCTGGGTGTTCCGCCTGGCCGCCTCCGAGCCCCGCGCCGACCCCCGCACCGACCCCGACCCCTCGGGCTCCGTCGCCGCCCCGGAGAACG GCGGGTTCGAGGCGCGGCCCTCGGTGCGGggtctgcaggggctgcacgGTCGCAGCCTCAGCGTCCGGACCGTCCCCGCCGGACCCGCGGGACAGGGGGAGTCGggcgccccccgcgccccccgccggCTCCGCCGGGCCGCCAGCGCCGAGGGGACCCCGCGCCGGCCGCCGCCGGGAGCcggcagcagccccggggccgcggggccgcgggggGACGCGGGTGTGCCCCCGGGCCGCTGCCCCCCCGGCCCCTCGGCGCTGGGGCGGTCGCGGAGCTCGGCCAGCCTGCCCCCCCGGGCCGAGGGGGCGCTGCGCAGATCCGCCTCGCTGGGCAgggccgcggcggggccgcctcTGGCCCGCGGTCCCCCCGGGGCCACCCTGCAGCGGGGCCGGCAGCCCCCTGGGCCCCTGCGGCCCTCGGCCGTGCCCGAGTCCAGCTTCTGA
- the ARHGAP44 gene encoding rho GTPase-activating protein 44, translating into MKKQFNRMRQLANQTVGRAEKTEVLSEDLLQVEKRLELVKQVSHSTHKKLTACLQGQQGLDADKRSKKLPLTTLAQCLMEGSAVLGDDSLLGKMLRLCGEAEDKLAQELIHFELQVERDVIEPLFVLAEVEIPNIQKQRKHLAKLVLDMDSSRTRWQQSVKSSGLASNLQPSGAKADALREEMEEAANRVEICRDQLSADMYNFVAKEVDYANYFQTLIEVQAEYHRKSLALLQNFLPQIKAQQEAWVEKPSFGKPLEEHLAVSGREIAFPVEACVTMLLECGMQEEGLFRVAPSASKLKKLKAALDCCVVDVQEYSADPHAIAGALKSYLRELPEPLMTFELYEEWIQASNIPEQEKRLQALWNACEKLPKANYNNIRYVIKFLAKLTEYQDINKMTPSNVAIVLGPNLLWPQAEGNMTEMMTTLSLQIVGIIEPLIQHADWFFPGEIEFNVTGNYGSPLHVNHNANYSSMPSPDMEHGERRQHETARRPLSVATDNMMLEFCKKDGLRKIQSMGVRVMDTSWVARRGTSAGRKASSAPPAAQPPAPPAELPPTPHSPIPEQPPEISAVPSPPPTSFGFPPAAERTSTFRPPELSPGPPPEQSPHSLRKGAKKLAPIPSPASLSPTPPSTPSPYGPPGAPPGAGPPPLLPSPAAAAAPRARAAPKARPRPALPPPPQPPPAAPAPPQPPEPPRTDSAAPGDGAITGLLRFEVPSLHVSPDAALCRDPPEAAQRLSGPSLTPRQEEEESESTAL; encoded by the exons ATGAAGAAGCAATTCAACCGCATGCGCCAGCTCGCCAACCAGACCGTGGGCAG AGCCGAGAAGACCGAGGTGTTGAGCGAGGAtctgctgcag GTGGAGAAGCGGCTGGAGCTGGTGAAGCAGGTGTCCCACAGCACCCACAAGAAGCTGACGGCCTgtctgcagggccagcagggcctggACGCCGACAAGCGCTCG AAGAAGCTGCCGCTGACGACGCTGGCGCAGTGTCTGATGGAGGGATCGGCCGTGCTGGGGGATGACTCCCTGCTGGG gaagaTGCTGCGGCTGTGTGGGGAGGCTGAGGACaagctggcacaggagctgatCCACTTTGAGCTGCAGGTGGAGCGGGACGTCATCGAGCCGCTCTTCGTGCTGGCTGAG GTGGAAATCCCAAATATCCAAAAGCAGAGGAAGCACTTGGCCAAGCTCGTGCTGGACATGGACTCCTCCAGGACGAG GTGGCAGCAGTCGGTGAAGTCCTCGGGTCTGGCCAGCAACCTGCAGCCCTCGGGGGCCAAAGCCGACGCTCtcagggaggagatggaggaggcGGCCAACAGAGTGGAGATCTGCAGG GACCAGCTCTCGGCTGACATGTACAATTTTGTGGCCAAAGAAGTCGACTATGCAAACTATTTTCAAACT ctgaTCGAGGTGCAGGCCGAGTACCACCGCAAATCCCTGGCGCTCCTGCAGAACTTCCTGCCACAGATCAAAGCCCAGCAGG AGGCGTGGGTGGAGAAGCCCTCCTTTGGGAAGCCCCTGGAGGAGCACCTGGCTGTCAGCGGGAGGGAGATCGCCTTCCCCGTGGAGGCCTGTGTCACCATGCTGCTGGAATGTGGCatgcaggaggag GGTCTCTTCCGAGTGGCTCCCTCGGCCTCCAAGCTGAAGAAGCTCAAGGCTGCCCTGGACTGCTGCGTGGTGGACGTGCAGGAGTACTCAGCTGACCCCCATGCCATCGCAG GAGCCCTCAAGTCCTACCTGCGGGAGCTGCCTGAGCCCCTGATGACCTTCGAGCTGTACGAGGAGTGGATCCAGGCCTCCAA catcccagagcaggagaaacGGCTGCAGGCTCTCTGGAACGCCTGCGAGAAGCTGCCCAAAGCCAACTACAACAACATCAG GTACGTGATTAAATTCCTGGCCAAGCTGACCGAGTACCAGGATATCAACAAAATGACCCCGAGCAATGTGGCCATTGTGCTGGGACCCAACCTGCTGTGGCCACAGGCCGAGGG GAACATGACGGAGATGATGACGACGCTGTCGCTGCAGATCGTGGGCATCATCGAGCCGCTCATCCAGCACGCAGACTGGTTCTTCCCGGGAG AGATCGAGTTCAACGTGACGGGGAACTACGGCAGCCCCCTGCACGTGAACCACAACGCCAACTACAGCTCCATGCCCTCGCCCGACATGGAGCACGGCGAGCGCCGGCAGCACGAGACAGCGCGGCGCCCGCTCAGCGTGGCCACGGACAACATGATGCTGGAGTTCTGCAAGAAGGATGG CCTTAGGAAAATCCAAAG catggGCGTCAGGGTGATGGACACGTCGTGGGTGGCTCGCCGCGGCACCTCCGCAGGGCGCAAGGCGAGCTCGGCGCCCCCGGCCGCGCAGCCCCCGGCGCCGCCCGCCGAGCTGCCCCCCACGCCCCACTCGCCCATTCCCGAGCAGCCCCCGGAGATTTCAGCAGTGCCCTCTCCACCTCCCACCAGCTTTGGCTTCCCCCCGGCAGCCGAGCGGACAAG CACTTTCAGGCCCCCGGAGCTgtccccggggccgccccccgAGCAGAGCCCGCACTCGCTGCGCAAAG GGGCCAAGAAGCTGGCGCCCATCCCGTCCCCGGCCAGCCTGTCCCCGACGCCCCCCAGCACCCCGTCCCCGTACGgcccccccggagcccccccgggcgcggggccgcccccgctGCTGCCgtcccccgccgccgccgccgccccccgcgcccggGCCGCCCCCAAGGCGCGGCCGCGCCCCGCGCTGCCCCCCCCGCCGCAGCCgcccccggccgcccccgcgcccccccAGCCCCCGGAGCCGCCCCGCACGGACAGCGCGGCGCCCGGGGACGGCGCCATCACAG GTCTGCTCCGTTTTGAGGTCCCCTCCCTCCACGTGTCCCCGGACGCCGCCCTGTGCCGGGACCCGCCCGAGGCAGCTCAGAGACTCTCGGGGCCGAGCCTGACCCCgcggcaggaggaggaggaatcgGAGAGCACAGCCCTAtga